The following are from one region of the Candidatus Zixiibacteriota bacterium genome:
- a CDS encoding S8 family serine peptidase: MNKMRLYFSLPTILIIMSILASPLPAQKPPGGFKPDELICKMEPGFGIEIINAAYGTATKSQQPQTNCYLLMITQGQDAESLATVIDARPDVVYCRPNFYLTAPEPFQRSEPFLDVQYIGTVELQEAAITLDLSAAHAISEGEGVRVAVIDGGVNYTHPFFNSLAGSIISKWDYIDNDSIAFDEPGGPCSGHGTFVAGIIRLVAPASSIYVYRVLDTAGQGDGYNIATAVLEAIEDSCRVINLSLGMLGVHDALDDAIRYAKNHDVMVVASAGNDSSAAT, encoded by the coding sequence ATGAATAAGATGAGACTTTACTTTTCGTTACCGACAATCCTCATAATAATGAGTATCCTGGCATCGCCCCTTCCGGCACAGAAACCACCCGGTGGATTCAAGCCGGACGAGCTCATCTGTAAGATGGAGCCCGGGTTTGGCATTGAAATAATCAATGCCGCTTACGGCACGGCGACAAAGAGCCAGCAGCCCCAGACCAACTGCTATCTATTGATGATAACTCAGGGACAGGACGCTGAGAGTCTGGCTACCGTAATAGATGCCCGTCCCGATGTCGTCTATTGCCGTCCGAACTTTTATCTCACTGCGCCGGAACCGTTTCAGCGCAGTGAGCCTTTTCTTGATGTTCAGTATATCGGTACGGTGGAATTGCAGGAAGCCGCAATAACACTTGACCTGAGTGCCGCCCATGCTATTTCCGAAGGTGAAGGAGTGAGAGTTGCTGTCATTGATGGCGGGGTGAATTATACTCATCCTTTCTTTAACTCTCTCGCCGGTAGTATTATATCCAAATGGGATTATATCGACAATGATTCCATAGCTTTTGATGAGCCGGGCGGGCCATGCTCCGGCCACGGAACCTTTGTTGCCGGCATTATAAGACTTGTGGCGCCTGCCTCCTCAATATATGTCTATCGCGTTCTCGATACGGCCGGGCAGGGCGACGGATATAATATTGCGACAGCCGTGCTTGAGGCAATTGAAGATAGTTGCCGTGTGATTAACCTCAGTCTTGGGATGTTGGGGGTACATGATGCTCTGGATGATGCCATTAGGTATGCCAAAAACCATGATGTCATGGTGGTTGCCTCGGCCGGCAATGATTCCTCAGCAGCAACTTGA
- a CDS encoding CHAT domain-containing protein, which produces MEETPQEIAALKFLKTGKMPALGEEALAAECDRLIQKAMHRSLKAALPIARKFAHHAIKYHGLRLTAYRALARVTHMSGKHREALKAYLKALALAAREPLVRARIDRALIDVYMYLGDFRKSQNHARSALKTFAALKTESDLAQTWVNFGNLLHRQDRHRDAEKLYRQAAEFFEKTDNKTATARCYYNRANTLVQLFDFPEAERLYRAALEINTAAGFTLEATDARYGLAWLRMLEGKFHEALLDLNACEKAFRVGGDPRGEALCILDRAEVYLGLGLYYDALYSSRMAQKLFSRLKLEYEHSKASLFRGQAASALGLKQEARIAEEAALKGFYKEKNKGFLGVVHLLAADLAGENAGRHRLEIRTARHLFRDAQLPLWKAVCDLRMTSNTREAASAFKRLAANPATRNVPHLYTAWQTAFGDYKYNRRLKHEARWHWKQAADKLDMVRAQLPPLELRGAYARRFSSPHLRLIAAELEQNPQAAAVWSERYKTAGLWAPIVADDADPARRRVQDSLARLASEIAILSSRITGRSGERNLVASSEGKGFSELQKRLRGEMAALEKMPGTSYLSEEELIRQMVEISHRFPIIQFHLQGNEIIAFVHQDGKTTVRRYHDGRQYLAGLMRRWQFILESEILSQYLTGLNRSNAENMIWQELGNRLWRPLNVPDGTEKVLIISEGELANLPWSALIVNGEPLFKRHHFIHAPSIRHFLAAERRKISSSKVELFRGKALDLPSVDRELSLLLAKAGARATIHNPCHRDDWVSSGEANLWHYSGHAVMRNDNPFYSYLSLEDGPIFAADFRLMNCNVNLVTLAACRSGEEVAMPGEESTGLVRSLLEMGARNIIASHWPVSDETTVLWMRAFYDRYFDGDTILDASRYASGTVRDQYPSAYYWAAFSISGAGDIGG; this is translated from the coding sequence GTGGAAGAAACCCCGCAGGAAATAGCCGCATTGAAATTCCTCAAAACCGGCAAAATGCCGGCCCTGGGCGAAGAGGCCTTAGCCGCCGAATGCGACCGCCTGATTCAGAAGGCGATGCATCGATCGTTAAAAGCGGCACTCCCGATCGCTCGCAAATTCGCCCACCATGCAATAAAATATCATGGTCTCAGGCTGACCGCTTATCGCGCTCTGGCACGTGTCACGCATATGAGCGGTAAACATCGTGAGGCACTCAAGGCATATCTAAAAGCTCTCGCCCTAGCCGCAAGAGAGCCGTTAGTGCGCGCCCGAATTGATAGAGCTCTTATCGATGTCTATATGTACCTCGGTGATTTCAGGAAATCACAGAATCATGCGCGGTCGGCTTTGAAAACCTTCGCAGCCCTTAAAACCGAATCGGATTTGGCGCAGACATGGGTGAATTTCGGCAATCTTCTTCATCGACAGGACAGACATCGCGATGCGGAGAAACTTTACCGACAGGCGGCGGAATTCTTTGAAAAGACCGATAATAAAACGGCAACCGCGCGTTGCTACTATAATCGGGCCAATACTCTCGTTCAATTATTTGATTTTCCTGAGGCGGAAAGGTTATATCGAGCGGCACTGGAGATCAATACCGCCGCCGGCTTCACGCTGGAGGCGACCGATGCCCGTTATGGCCTGGCCTGGCTGCGAATGCTGGAAGGAAAATTCCATGAGGCCCTGCTGGATTTGAATGCCTGCGAAAAGGCGTTTCGCGTAGGAGGCGATCCGCGCGGAGAAGCATTGTGCATTTTGGATCGAGCCGAGGTCTATCTGGGGCTGGGCCTGTATTATGATGCTCTTTATTCGTCACGCATGGCCCAGAAACTTTTTTCTCGACTGAAACTTGAATATGAACATTCCAAAGCATCACTCTTCAGAGGTCAGGCGGCCTCGGCATTGGGGCTGAAACAAGAAGCCAGAATAGCCGAAGAGGCGGCTCTAAAGGGATTTTACAAAGAAAAAAATAAGGGATTTCTTGGAGTGGTGCATCTTCTGGCGGCAGATCTGGCAGGCGAGAATGCAGGCAGGCACAGACTTGAAATCAGAACAGCGCGGCATCTTTTCAGGGATGCCCAATTGCCTCTATGGAAAGCGGTCTGTGATTTGAGGATGACTTCCAATACCAGGGAGGCCGCCTCCGCCTTTAAGCGCCTGGCCGCCAATCCTGCGACCAGAAATGTTCCCCATCTTTATACCGCCTGGCAGACAGCCTTTGGCGATTATAAATACAATCGGAGACTAAAACATGAAGCGCGTTGGCACTGGAAACAGGCAGCAGATAAGCTTGATATGGTTCGGGCGCAACTGCCGCCATTGGAACTGCGGGGAGCATACGCCCGTCGCTTCAGTTCGCCGCATCTTCGGCTGATTGCTGCCGAGTTAGAACAAAACCCTCAAGCCGCCGCGGTTTGGTCGGAAAGATATAAGACCGCCGGTCTCTGGGCACCGATTGTCGCGGATGATGCTGATCCTGCCCGCCGCCGGGTTCAAGACAGTCTCGCCCGTTTGGCTTCGGAAATTGCCATCCTTTCCAGCCGGATTACCGGTCGAAGCGGCGAACGAAATCTGGTGGCTTCTTCGGAGGGGAAGGGATTTTCTGAATTGCAGAAGCGTCTCCGTGGGGAAATGGCCGCCCTGGAAAAGATGCCAGGAACCTCTTATCTTTCGGAAGAAGAACTGATTCGCCAAATGGTTGAAATATCGCATCGTTTTCCAATTATACAATTCCATTTGCAGGGAAATGAGATAATTGCTTTTGTCCATCAGGATGGCAAGACAACAGTGCGTCGTTATCATGATGGCCGACAATATCTTGCCGGATTGATGCGGAGGTGGCAATTCATTCTGGAAAGCGAAATCCTCTCTCAATATTTGACAGGTCTTAACCGGTCCAATGCGGAGAATATGATATGGCAGGAATTGGGGAATAGACTCTGGCGCCCCCTTAATGTACCTGATGGTACAGAAAAGGTATTAATAATATCGGAAGGGGAATTGGCCAACCTTCCCTGGTCGGCCCTGATTGTCAACGGTGAGCCCCTTTTTAAAAGGCATCATTTCATACATGCCCCCAGCATCAGGCATTTCCTTGCCGCCGAACGGCGAAAAATATCGTCCTCAAAAGTAGAGCTGTTTCGGGGTAAAGCTCTTGACCTTCCGTCAGTTGACCGCGAACTGTCTCTTCTCCTGGCAAAAGCCGGTGCACGTGCCACAATCCACAATCCCTGCCACCGCGATGATTGGGTGTCAAGCGGTGAAGCCAATCTCTGGCATTATTCCGGACATGCTGTCATGCGAAATGATAATCCCTTCTATTCCTATCTTTCCCTGGAGGATGGCCCGATTTTTGCAGCTGATTTTCGATTGATGAATTGCAATGTTAATCTGGTTACTTTGGCGGCCTGTCGCTCGGGCGAGGAGGTAGCTATGCCGGGTGAGGAATCGACCGGTTTAGTACGTTCTCTGCTTGAGATGGGCGCCAGAAATATTATCGCCAGCCATTGGCCGGTTTCCGATGAAACCACGGTTCTCTGGATGAGAGCATTTTATGATAGATATTTTGATGGTGATACAATCCTTGATGCGTCCCGCTATGCCTCAGGAACGGTCCGAGATCAATATCCCTCGGCCTATTACTGGGCGGCCTTCTCCATCTCGGGCGCTGGTGATATAGGAGGATGA
- a CDS encoding sigma-70 family RNA polymerase sigma factor, translating into MTDISLTDYELWQRIIEGDSKAWGILVQKYQPLVYAVSTRAGLSMADAADCFQQTWILLFEHRLRLKDPSRLSAWLVTTAKREAIRLRRRADRRGEEPDYPSLVALEPLPDEELEQLECQAQLEIALREIDLRCRKVLEAFFFAPEEKSYEEIAGICGISVNSLGPIRMRCLAKLKNILIKMGYLEERKDDKRTL; encoded by the coding sequence ATGACTGATATCTCCTTGACTGATTACGAACTCTGGCAGAGAATTATTGAAGGCGACAGCAAAGCCTGGGGGATTCTGGTGCAGAAGTATCAGCCTCTGGTCTATGCCGTATCGACCCGGGCCGGACTTTCGATGGCCGATGCCGCCGACTGTTTCCAGCAAACCTGGATACTTCTTTTTGAACATCGCCTGCGTCTTAAAGACCCCTCACGCCTGTCCGCCTGGCTGGTTACTACCGCCAAAAGGGAAGCAATACGGTTACGGCGTCGGGCCGATAGGCGGGGGGAAGAACCGGATTATCCCTCGCTGGTGGCTCTGGAGCCACTTCCCGATGAGGAATTGGAACAATTGGAGTGTCAGGCTCAACTGGAAATTGCCCTCAGAGAGATAGACCTCCGCTGCCGCAAAGTGTTGGAGGCTTTCTTCTTTGCACCAGAGGAGAAATCGTATGAGGAAATTGCAGGAATCTGCGGAATTTCGGTCAACAGCCTTGGGCCGATACGGATGCGTTGTCTTGCAAAATTGAAAAATATACTGATAAAAATGGGGTATCTGGAAGAACGGAAGGATGATAAAAGGACTCTGTAG
- a CDS encoding S8 family serine peptidase: MIFPFPATRTYCLAVAAVDSINRKADFSNYGDKVDVCAPGTRIYAPYLDTGYAWWDGTSFSTAFVTGLAGLIVSVDPALTWDEIDSAILKSADNIDLLNPGLEGMLGWGVINITAALSSIVSHFEGGDVNGDGSLNIMDVSYFINFLYKDGPPPVAFDIADVNGTGTLNIQDITYLINYLYKDGPPPR; this comes from the coding sequence TTGATCTTTCCTTTCCCGGCGACTCGTACTTACTGCCTGGCGGTGGCCGCGGTTGACTCAATCAATCGGAAAGCCGATTTCTCCAATTATGGTGATAAGGTCGATGTCTGTGCCCCGGGGACAAGAATCTATGCCCCATACCTTGATACCGGCTATGCCTGGTGGGACGGAACCAGTTTCTCAACCGCTTTTGTCACAGGTCTGGCGGGACTGATAGTATCGGTCGATCCGGCCTTGACATGGGATGAAATTGACAGCGCTATTCTCAAGTCAGCAGATAATATTGACCTGCTCAACCCCGGCTTGGAAGGCATGCTCGGATGGGGCGTAATAAATATTACGGCCGCATTGTCATCAATTGTCTCTCATTTTGAAGGTGGCGATGTTAATGGCGACGGGAGCCTGAATATCATGGATGTCAGCTATTTTATCAATTTCTTATATAAAGATGGTCCTCCCCCGGTTGCCTTTGATATTGCCGATGTCAACGGCACCGGAACATTGAACATACAGGATATAACTTATTTGATCAATTACCTGTATAAGGATGGCCCACCTCCCAGATAG